The Achromobacter pestifer genome includes a region encoding these proteins:
- a CDS encoding class II aldolase/adducin family protein, which translates to MVTSLDTAPQSMSAAEWQTRQDLAACYRLTAHFGMDDSIYTHISARVPGEEDAFLINPYGHLFRDISADSLVKVGMDGTAVAPTPHDVNPAGFTIHSAVHMGRADAGCVLHTHTVAGVAVSSLACGLQPVNQWALQFYNRVAYHEYEGIALDLEERERLVADLGRHKAMILRNHGLLTLGATVAEAFILMLNLDRACRVQLAIQATGQATYPVSPQVSEKTARQYASGDTNRLPGSTDPSEREWRALLKLVTPSSSAPAAPRA; encoded by the coding sequence ATGGTCACTTCCCTAGACACCGCGCCGCAGTCCATGAGTGCGGCGGAGTGGCAGACCCGCCAGGATCTCGCCGCGTGCTATCGCCTGACCGCCCACTTCGGCATGGACGACAGCATCTACACCCACATCTCGGCGCGCGTGCCGGGCGAGGAAGACGCGTTCCTGATCAATCCCTACGGCCACCTGTTCCGCGACATCAGCGCGGACTCCCTGGTCAAGGTCGGCATGGACGGCACCGCCGTCGCGCCCACCCCCCATGACGTGAACCCGGCCGGCTTCACCATCCACAGCGCCGTGCACATGGGACGCGCCGACGCGGGTTGCGTGCTGCACACCCACACCGTCGCGGGCGTGGCCGTGTCCTCGCTCGCCTGCGGCCTGCAGCCGGTGAACCAATGGGCGCTGCAGTTCTACAACCGGGTCGCCTACCACGAGTACGAGGGCATCGCGCTGGACCTGGAGGAACGCGAGCGCCTGGTCGCCGACCTGGGCCGGCACAAGGCCATGATCCTGCGCAACCACGGCCTGCTCACCCTCGGCGCCACGGTCGCCGAGGCCTTCATCCTCATGCTCAACCTGGACCGCGCCTGCCGCGTCCAGCTGGCGATCCAGGCGACCGGCCAGGCGACCTACCCGGTCAGTCCGCAGGTCAGCGAGAAGACCGCGCGGCAATACGCCAGCGGCGACACCAACCGCCTGCCCGGCTCCACCGATCCCAGCGAACGCGAATGGCGCGCGCTGCTCAAGCTGGTGACTCCCTCGTCCAGCGCCCCCGCCGCGCCGCGCGCCTGA